In Clostridiales bacterium, one genomic interval encodes:
- a CDS encoding 1-deoxy-D-xylulose-5-phosphate reductoisomerase — protein sequence MAKYISILGSTGSIGRQTLEVCKLNNIRVLGISANSNIDLLEKQTREFRPLCVAIADERLEDELKHRLRDFEVDVFSGQKGLEKIAMIPEVELVVSAIVGIAGLMPTYMAIKSGHDVALANKETLVVAGNIIMDEAKKRNIKIIPIDSEHSAIFQCLYGNDKKDVEKIILTASGGPFRGKKYEYLKTVTPDMALKHPNWIMGRKITIDSATLMNKGFEVIEAKWLFDMDVDKIEVVIHPESIIHSMVEYVDGVVMAELGTPDMRVPISHAIMYPDRVKNNFAKLDLLKYNKLTFEKPDMDTFECLKMAYQVSIEGGLMPTVLNAANEFSVDLFLRNKINFTDIQDIIKRSLYEYKNISRVTVEDILHADKEVKDRLRKKYIN from the coding sequence ATGGCAAAATACATATCAATACTGGGATCCACTGGTTCTATAGGTAGACAAACGTTAGAAGTGTGCAAACTAAACAATATAAGAGTACTGGGGATATCTGCAAATTCAAACATAGATTTGTTAGAAAAGCAGACGAGGGAGTTTAGGCCTTTATGTGTTGCAATAGCAGATGAACGATTAGAGGATGAGTTAAAACACAGGCTAAGAGATTTTGAGGTAGATGTATTTAGTGGGCAAAAAGGGCTAGAGAAGATTGCAATGATACCAGAGGTAGAGTTAGTTGTTTCTGCTATTGTTGGGATAGCAGGGCTTATGCCAACTTATATGGCGATAAAATCGGGGCATGATGTAGCGCTGGCTAATAAAGAAACACTTGTTGTTGCAGGGAATATAATAATGGATGAAGCAAAAAAGAGGAATATTAAGATTATTCCGATAGATAGTGAACATTCTGCTATATTTCAGTGTTTATATGGCAATGATAAGAAAGATGTGGAAAAAATAATTTTGACAGCATCAGGTGGTCCATTCAGAGGTAAGAAGTATGAATATCTAAAGACAGTTACGCCAGATATGGCGTTAAAGCATCCCAATTGGATTATGGGTAGGAAGATAACCATAGATTCAGCGACATTAATGAATAAAGGCTTTGAGGTAATAGAGGCTAAATGGTTATTTGATATGGACGTAGATAAAATAGAAGTTGTTATTCATCCAGAGAGCATAATACATTCCATGGTGGAATATGTTGACGGTGTGGTTATGGCTGAGCTTGGCACACCAGATATGAGAGTACCAATTAGCCATGCTATAATGTATCCTGATAGAGTAAAAAACAATTTTGCCAAACTTGATTTATTAAAGTACAATAAATTGACATTTGAAAAGCCCGATATGGATACGTTTGAGTGTCTTAAGATGGCTTACCAAGTAAGTATTGAGGGCGGTCTTATGCCGACTGTGCTAAATGCAGCAAATGAGTTTTCGGTAGATTTGTTTTTAAGAAATAAAATAAATTTTACAGATATACAAGATATAATAAAAAGATCGCTTTATGAATATAAAAATATTTCAAGGGTGACGGTAGAGGATATTTTGCATGCAGATAAAGAGGTAAAGGATAGGCTCAGAAAAAAGTATATTAATTAG
- a CDS encoding phosphatidate cytidylyltransferase, translated as MKTRIITALSIVFFLVGVILVDKKALGIVIFLFSIVAMREYIRCFEKMSCKPSKIILYASTALLLVPVLKFSSFKTDSVMLAGGMYVLLLVLAILAVLKNHRYKIIDLAVTVFGILYIPFLFAFVTLIRLMEHGLYYIWIIFIGSCVTDTFAYFVGLSIGKHKLLPEVSPKKTIEGSIGGVIATVLVMLLYGKYLISVNVMDVSLLYFGILGFVMAIVAQIGDLFASSIKRFVGVKDYGNILPGHGGILDRFDSIMFIAPMIYFYMRFLGGV; from the coding sequence ATGAAGACTAGAATAATTACTGCATTGAGTATAGTATTTTTTTTAGTAGGTGTTATTTTAGTAGATAAGAAAGCATTAGGGATTGTTATATTCTTGTTTTCTATTGTAGCGATGAGAGAATATATAAGATGTTTTGAAAAGATGTCTTGTAAGCCGAGCAAAATTATATTATACGCATCTACAGCATTGCTGTTAGTGCCAGTTTTAAAATTTAGTAGTTTTAAAACTGATAGTGTTATGTTAGCTGGAGGAATGTATGTTTTATTGCTTGTATTGGCGATTCTGGCTGTGTTAAAAAATCATAGATATAAAATAATTGATTTAGCTGTAACGGTGTTTGGAATTTTATATATACCATTTTTATTTGCATTTGTGACACTAATAAGGCTTATGGAGCACGGTTTATATTACATATGGATAATTTTTATAGGATCGTGTGTAACAGACACATTTGCATATTTTGTAGGGCTTTCAATTGGTAAACACAAACTTTTGCCAGAGGTTAGTCCTAAAAAGACGATAGAAGGATCTATTGGTGGTGTAATTGCTACAGTCTTGGTGATGTTGTTATACGGGAAATATTTAATTTCGGTTAATGTTATGGATGTGTCGCTTTTGTATTTTGGAATATTAGGATTTGTGATGGCGATTGTAGCGCAAATAGGGGATTTGTTTGCATCATCGATAAAGCGCTTTGTTGGTGTAAAGGATTATGGAAATATTTTGCCTGGACATGGTGGTATATTAGATAGATTTGACAGCATAATGTTCATAGCACCTATGATATATTTTTATATGAGGTTTTTAGGAGGTGTTTGA
- a CDS encoding isoprenyl transferase codes for MESNLPQSVGIIMDGNGRWAQKRGLPRKIGHKEGANALKNIVAHVNDIGIKYLIVYAFSTENWNRSKKEIDDLMMILAEYIDEFSKKFDKSDVRIKVIGRRNKLSFALQEKISFVEDATKDKKGLTFVIALDYGGRQEIVYAMKKIAADVQNGTLNIDDITQEVISGNVYTKDIPDPDIIIRTSGEMRLSNFLMWQSAYSELFFLDVLWPDFTKKNFDDTIKMYYKRNRRYGGR; via the coding sequence ATAGAAAGTAATTTGCCTCAAAGTGTAGGTATTATAATGGATGGTAATGGTAGATGGGCCCAAAAAAGAGGATTGCCCAGAAAGATTGGTCACAAAGAAGGTGCTAATGCATTAAAAAATATAGTAGCACATGTTAACGATATAGGGATAAAGTATCTTATAGTGTATGCTTTTTCTACAGAGAATTGGAATAGATCAAAGAAAGAAATAGATGATCTTATGATGATTCTCGCTGAATATATAGATGAGTTTAGCAAGAAATTTGATAAAAGTGATGTGCGAATAAAAGTTATAGGTAGAAGAAATAAGTTATCGTTTGCGTTACAAGAAAAAATTAGTTTTGTGGAAGATGCAACTAAAGATAAAAAAGGATTAACTTTTGTAATAGCACTAGATTATGGAGGAAGACAAGAAATTGTTTATGCCATGAAGAAAATAGCAGCCGATGTGCAAAATGGAACATTAAATATAGATGATATTACCCAAGAGGTTATATCTGGTAATGTGTATACAAAAGATATTCCTGATCCTGACATAATAATACGTACTAGTGGAGAGATGAGGTTGAGTAATTTTTTGATGTGGCAGAGTGCATATTCAGAGTTATTTTTTTTAGATGTATTGTGGCCAGATTTTACAAAAAAAAATTTTGATGATACAATAAAGATGTATTATAAAAGAAACAGAAGATACGGAGGTCGTTAA
- the frr gene encoding ribosome recycling factor, which translates to MLKEEYKSAEEKMKKTVLVLKDTLKRMRAGRANVSVLDKISVPYYGTPTPINQVANVTIPEARVISIQPWDSSLLKEIEKAILKSDIGITPNNDGKILRLLFPALTEERRIELTKEIKKEGEDSKVAIRSIRRDTMDKMKNKKKDGEVTEDELKVAEKDVQNLTDKYVSEVDNIVKAKESEVLEV; encoded by the coding sequence ATGTTAAAAGAAGAGTACAAGAGTGCAGAAGAAAAAATGAAGAAGACGGTTTTAGTATTAAAAGATACATTAAAGAGGATGAGAGCAGGGAGAGCAAATGTCTCTGTTTTAGATAAAATAAGTGTACCTTATTATGGAACTCCAACTCCTATCAATCAAGTTGCAAATGTTACAATTCCAGAAGCACGCGTTATATCGATACAACCATGGGATAGTAGTTTGTTAAAGGAAATAGAAAAAGCAATTCTTAAGTCAGATATAGGGATTACTCCTAATAATGATGGTAAAATATTAAGATTGTTATTTCCTGCATTGACAGAGGAAAGAAGAATAGAACTAACAAAAGAGATAAAAAAAGAAGGCGAGGATTCAAAAGTAGCAATAAGATCTATCCGTAGAGACACTATGGACAAGATGAAGAATAAGAAGAAAGATGGAGAAGTTACTGAAGATGAATTAAAAGTTGCAGAAAAAGATGTACAAAACTTAACAGATAAGTATGTTAGTGAAGTAGACAATATAGTAAAAGCGAAGGAAAGTGAAGTTTTAGAAGTATGA
- a CDS encoding UMP kinase, which produces MGAKYKRIMLKISGEALAGSNKFGLNFDVIKNISDKIKEIYDMGVEIAIVVGGGNFWRGRAGTGMDRTTADHMGMLATVINSLALQDAIEARGIQTRVQTAIEMRQIAEPYIRRVAVKHLETKRVVIFACGTGNPYFSTDTAAALRAAEIDAEIILLAKSVDGVYDKDPAINSDAKKIDKLTHKDIIYKELGVMDKTAASLCMDNDIPILVFGLDDPESIVKAVKGEVIGTKIVK; this is translated from the coding sequence ATGGGTGCTAAATATAAAAGGATTATGCTAAAGATAAGTGGAGAGGCGTTAGCTGGTAGCAATAAGTTTGGCCTAAACTTTGATGTAATCAAAAATATTTCGGACAAGATAAAAGAAATTTATGATATGGGTGTAGAGATAGCTATAGTTGTTGGAGGAGGAAATTTCTGGAGAGGACGAGCAGGTACAGGAATGGATAGGACAACAGCGGATCATATGGGTATGCTTGCAACTGTTATAAATTCATTAGCGTTACAAGATGCCATAGAAGCACGAGGCATACAGACCAGAGTCCAGACTGCAATAGAAATGAGGCAAATAGCAGAGCCGTATATAAGAAGAGTTGCAGTAAAGCATTTAGAAACAAAGAGAGTAGTTATATTTGCATGTGGAACAGGAAATCCGTATTTTTCTACTGATACAGCGGCAGCGCTAAGAGCAGCGGAAATAGATGCGGAGATAATATTATTAGCTAAAAGTGTAGATGGAGTATATGATAAAGACCCAGCAATTAATTCAGATGCAAAGAAAATTGATAAATTAACACATAAAGATATTATATATAAAGAGTTAGGTGTTATGGATAAGACAGCAGCGTCTTTGTGTATGGATAATGATATACCAATTTTAGTATTTGGATTAGATGATCCAGAGAGCATAGTTAAAGCCGTAAAAGGGGAAGTAATAGGAACTAAGATAGTTAAATAA
- the tsf gene encoding translation elongation factor Ts: MITAKMVAVLRERTGVGMMDCKKALTETNGDMDKAVEFLRERGIAQAAKKSGRIAAEGIVESYIHGNGRIGVLVEVNIETDFAARNEDFRILVKDIAMQIAASKPLYVRREDVPEDVLNKEREILKAQAINEGKPEHIAEKMVSGRIEKFYNENCLMEQPFIKDPDKTVSQLITEKIAVIGENISVRRFARFEMGEGLQKKEENFAEEVQKQIKG; this comes from the coding sequence ATGATTACTGCAAAAATGGTTGCTGTTCTTCGTGAAAGAACAGGAGTAGGTATGATGGACTGTAAAAAAGCTCTTACAGAAACAAATGGAGATATGGATAAAGCAGTTGAGTTCTTAAGAGAGAGAGGTATAGCACAAGCTGCAAAGAAATCTGGTAGAATAGCAGCTGAGGGAATAGTTGAGTCCTACATACATGGAAATGGAAGAATTGGTGTTTTGGTAGAAGTTAATATAGAAACAGATTTTGCTGCAAGGAATGAAGACTTTAGGATTTTAGTAAAAGATATAGCTATGCAAATTGCGGCTAGTAAGCCTCTTTATGTAAGAAGAGAGGATGTACCAGAGGACGTATTAAATAAAGAAAGAGAGATATTAAAAGCTCAAGCTATTAATGAAGGTAAGCCAGAACATATAGCTGAGAAAATGGTTAGTGGTAGAATAGAAAAATTTTATAACGAGAATTGCTTAATGGAACAACCATTTATAAAGGATCCAGATAAGACAGTATCTCAATTGATTACTGAAAAGATTGCGGTTATAGGAGAGAATATATCGGTGAGAAGATTTGCAAGATTTGAGATGGGTGAAGGCTTGCAGAAAAAGGAAGAAAATTTTGCAGAAGAGGTACAAAAACAAATAAAAGGTTAG
- the rpsB gene encoding 30S ribosomal protein S2, giving the protein MSVISMKQLLEAGVHFGHQTRRWNPKMAEYIFTERNGIYIIDLQKTVKKVEDAYYFIREVVMNGEEILFVGTKKQAQDAIKEEAERCGQYYVNTRWLGGMLTNFNTIRQRVERLNKLNDMEENGIFEVLPKKEVIKLRAEKEKLEKYLGGIKNMKKQPGALFIVDPRKERNAILEARKLGIPVVAIVDTNCDPDEVDYPIPGNDDAIRAVKLISSKIADAVIEANQGAQFTEGGQDGVEEPDEVAVNDSASENQEAVAAEEVKDVAEVEKQETKEE; this is encoded by the coding sequence ATTAGAAGCAGGAGTTCACTTTGGTCATCAAACAAGAAGATGGAATCCTAAGATGGCAGAATATATCTTTACAGAGAGAAATGGTATATATATTATAGACCTTCAAAAGACTGTAAAGAAAGTGGAGGATGCTTACTATTTCATAAGAGAAGTAGTTATGAATGGTGAAGAAATTTTGTTCGTAGGAACAAAGAAACAAGCTCAAGATGCGATAAAAGAGGAAGCAGAGAGATGTGGCCAGTATTATGTTAATACTAGATGGCTAGGTGGAATGCTTACTAACTTTAATACTATACGTCAAAGAGTAGAAAGATTAAATAAATTAAATGATATGGAAGAAAATGGAATATTTGAGGTTTTGCCTAAGAAAGAGGTTATTAAATTAAGAGCAGAAAAAGAAAAGCTAGAAAAGTATTTAGGCGGAATAAAGAATATGAAGAAACAACCAGGAGCGTTGTTTATAGTAGATCCAAGAAAAGAAAGAAATGCTATACTAGAGGCTCGTAAACTTGGAATACCAGTTGTAGCAATAGTTGATACGAACTGTGATCCTGATGAAGTAGATTATCCAATTCCAGGGAATGATGATGCTATAAGAGCGGTAAAACTTATATCATCAAAGATTGCTGATGCAGTAATTGAGGCTAATCAAGGTGCTCAGTTTACTGAGGGAGGACAAGATGGAGTAGAAGAACCAGATGAAGTTGCTGTTAATGACAGTGCTAGTGAAAATCAAGAAGCTGTTGCAGCAGAAGAAGTAAAGGATGTAGCAGAAGTTGAGAAACAAGAAACAAAAGAGGAGTAA